One genomic region from Gemmatimonadales bacterium encodes:
- a CDS encoding heme-binding protein, with protein sequence MHSPCAIRRSAAMAIMAASLSFGLTACSDDNNNDGGVGPSGSANLPTQAQLLTALQTAQDTTDPNGGFNLNMWATVVDRSGIVRAVAFTGAKEGDQWPGSRVISAQKANTANAFSLPGLALSTANLYSATQPGGTLFGLQESNPVDPSVAYGGNADDYGTDSDFMVGKRIGGINVFGGGLALYDSSGELIGAVGVSGDTSCADHNIAWKLRDALGLDFVPGGVNPVSGDDNIVYDIQPDGTSTSGWGHPECSAAATTVANGLPSAFPLGTAP encoded by the coding sequence ATGCATAGTCCGTGTGCGATCCGCCGCAGCGCGGCCATGGCGATCATGGCGGCGAGTCTGAGTTTCGGTCTTACGGCCTGCAGCGACGACAACAACAACGATGGAGGGGTGGGGCCGTCCGGCAGTGCTAATCTGCCGACCCAGGCGCAGTTGCTCACGGCGCTGCAGACGGCGCAGGACACGACGGACCCCAACGGCGGCTTCAATCTCAACATGTGGGCCACCGTGGTGGACCGGAGCGGCATCGTGCGCGCGGTCGCGTTTACCGGCGCGAAGGAAGGCGACCAGTGGCCTGGCTCGCGGGTCATCTCCGCGCAGAAGGCGAACACGGCGAACGCGTTCAGCTTGCCCGGGCTGGCGCTCTCGACGGCCAATCTCTACTCCGCCACGCAGCCCGGCGGGACCCTGTTCGGTCTGCAGGAGAGCAACCCGGTCGACCCGTCGGTGGCGTATGGCGGCAACGCCGATGACTACGGGACCGACAGCGACTTCATGGTCGGCAAGCGCATCGGCGGGATCAACGTGTTCGGCGGAGGGCTGGCGCTCTACGACTCCAGTGGCGAGCTGATCGGCGCGGTCGGCGTCAGCGGCGACACCTCCTGCGCCGACCACAACATCGCGTGGAAGCTGCGGGACGCGCTGGGCCTCGACTTCGTGCCCGGCGGCGTCAACCCGGTGAGCGGCGACGACAACATCGTCTACGACATCCAGCCCGACGGGACCAGCACCAGCGGCTGGGGCCATCCCGAATGCAGCGCGGCGGCAACCACCGTGGCGAACGGCCTTCCCTCCGCCTTCCCGCTCGGCACAGCGCCCTGA
- a CDS encoding ABC transporter substrate-binding protein, which produces MPRRPRWSPLICLALAACQPSASRRGATVLFASGADLQSINPLLTLHPLARQVQRYVLLTTLARYDSVLAPRPYLARSWDWSADRRRLAFHLESAVRWHDGLPTTAADVAWTLRAAADPATGYPRGSELAGVDSVIAPDDSTVVLRFTTPQSRFPDVLTDLAILPAHLLDTVPHDRLRQAAWNTAPVGNGPFRFVAHEANRRWVFAANPDFPARLGGPPRLRRFILVVVDEPTTKLAALAAGELDFAGIQPAHADFVRRDSALAVLSYPILMTYGLVLNTRRGPFDAIGVRRRLNRGIDRREIVDGYLYGFGTPAEGPVPPEVPGYLPIPAADGAPPARSGAAIGFELLTVGSGEAPMEQMIQSRLATEGFEVTIRQLELTAFLARVYGPAHDFEAAVLGVPGDLGLGYLRPLAELAGRTAPADPAAAQRWFADSVPVAFLYHARGLQGMNRRVHGVTMDLRGELATVHDWWVAP; this is translated from the coding sequence GTGCCCCGTCGCCCGCGCTGGTCACCGCTCATCTGCCTGGCCCTGGCGGCCTGCCAGCCGTCGGCGTCGCGCCGCGGGGCGACGGTGCTCTTCGCTTCCGGCGCCGACCTCCAGAGCATCAACCCCCTGCTCACGCTGCATCCGCTGGCCCGGCAGGTCCAGCGCTACGTGCTGCTGACGACACTGGCCCGCTACGACAGCGTGCTGGCTCCTCGGCCCTACCTTGCGCGGAGCTGGGACTGGTCGGCCGACCGGCGTCGGCTCGCCTTTCATCTCGAATCCGCGGTGCGCTGGCACGACGGGCTCCCGACGACCGCGGCTGACGTGGCATGGACCCTCCGGGCCGCGGCCGACCCCGCGACCGGCTACCCTCGAGGCAGCGAGCTCGCCGGCGTCGACTCGGTCATCGCGCCCGACGATTCGACCGTGGTCCTCCGGTTCACGACGCCCCAGTCCCGCTTTCCCGACGTGCTCACCGACCTCGCGATCCTCCCGGCCCACCTGCTGGACACGGTGCCGCACGACCGCCTGCGGCAGGCCGCCTGGAACACGGCCCCGGTGGGCAATGGTCCCTTTCGCTTCGTGGCGCACGAGGCCAATCGCCGGTGGGTCTTCGCGGCCAACCCCGATTTCCCGGCGCGCCTGGGCGGTCCGCCCCGGCTTCGGCGCTTCATCCTCGTCGTGGTCGACGAGCCGACCACCAAGCTGGCCGCGCTCGCGGCGGGCGAGCTCGATTTCGCGGGCATCCAGCCGGCGCACGCCGACTTCGTCCGCCGGGATTCCGCGCTCGCCGTCCTGAGTTATCCGATTCTCATGACCTATGGCCTCGTGCTCAACACTCGGCGCGGTCCGTTCGACGCCATCGGGGTGCGCCGCCGGCTGAATCGGGGTATCGACCGCCGGGAGATCGTCGACGGCTACCTCTACGGCTTCGGCACTCCCGCCGAAGGGCCGGTTCCTCCCGAAGTGCCCGGCTATCTTCCCATCCCTGCGGCAGACGGTGCGCCGCCGGCCCGGAGCGGTGCCGCGATCGGTTTCGAGCTGTTGACGGTCGGCAGCGGAGAAGCACCGATGGAGCAGATGATCCAGAGCCGTCTGGCCACGGAGGGATTCGAGGTCACCATCCGCCAGCTCGAGCTCACCGCCTTTCTCGCCCGGGTCTACGGTCCGGCGCACGACTTCGAGGCCGCGGTGCTGGGCGTGCCGGGCGACCTCGGGCTGGGCTACCTGCGGCCGTTGGCGGAGCTGGCCGGCCGGACGGCCCCGGCCGATCCCGCGGCCGCGCAGCGATGGTTCGCGGACTCGGTGCCGGTGGCATTCCTCTACCACGCGCGCGGGCTCCAGGGCATGAACCGGCGAGTACATGGGGTGACGATGGATCTGCGGGGAGAGCTGGCAACGGTACACGACTGGTGGGTGGCGCCGTGA
- a CDS encoding amidohydrolase family protein codes for MLIDVHAHFLHDRTPRADWRERNASRLRAGERVGITIHVASILGSWGHTSPTYFPSLPDLRYANDFLLAIGREHPGRIRGYVTVNPNYTAESLGEIERCLDAGMIGIKLAASRRADHPLLDPICRAAAERGVPVLHHIWQHRRRDYPGQEASDARELADLARRHPAVPFLLAHIGGGGDWLHSLPVIRDLPNILVDLSGSGVDGGMLEACIAAVGVERLLWGCDLTIETGWAKLRYLAHLLSPDELQLVGWRNAARIFPAGAFPSD; via the coding sequence ATGTTGATCGACGTTCACGCGCACTTCCTGCACGACCGCACCCCGCGGGCCGACTGGCGAGAGCGCAACGCCAGCCGGCTCCGCGCGGGCGAGCGCGTGGGCATCACCATCCACGTCGCCTCGATCCTGGGGAGCTGGGGCCACACCTCTCCCACCTACTTTCCCTCGCTCCCCGACCTGCGCTACGCCAACGATTTTCTGCTCGCGATCGGGCGCGAGCACCCGGGCCGCATCCGCGGCTACGTGACCGTCAACCCCAACTACACCGCGGAGTCGCTGGGCGAGATCGAGCGCTGTCTCGATGCGGGCATGATCGGTATCAAGCTGGCCGCGAGCCGCCGGGCCGATCACCCGCTGCTGGATCCGATCTGTCGAGCCGCCGCGGAGCGGGGGGTCCCGGTGCTGCACCACATCTGGCAGCATCGCCGGCGCGACTACCCGGGGCAGGAGGCGTCCGATGCCCGCGAGCTGGCGGACCTCGCCCGGCGGCACCCGGCGGTTCCGTTTCTCCTGGCCCACATCGGCGGCGGAGGGGACTGGCTCCACTCGCTCCCGGTGATCCGCGATCTCCCCAACATTCTGGTGGACCTCTCCGGCAGCGGAGTCGACGGCGGGATGCTCGAGGCCTGCATCGCGGCCGTCGGGGTGGAGCGCCTGCTCTGGGGGTGCGATCTCACCATCGAGACCGGCTGGGCCAAGCTCCGCTACCTGGCCCATCTGCTCTCGCCCGACGAGCTCCAGCTGGTCGGCTGGCGGAACGCCGCGCGCATCTTCCCCGCGGGCGCCTTCCCGAGCGACTGA
- the arsN2 gene encoding arsenic resistance N-acetyltransferase ArsN2, whose product MEIRPARREDLDAVRRLLADAALPLDGLEDQFGSGYAVAVESGRLTGAAGVERYGRYGLLRSVITAPDRRGRGIGEALVRDRLDWAGQEGLEEVYLLTTTGASYFPRLGFMPVAREKVPAEIRASGEFSSVCPSSAVVMLCPLGTPGSGGARP is encoded by the coding sequence ATGGAGATCCGACCGGCACGTCGGGAGGACCTCGACGCGGTTCGAAGGCTACTGGCGGATGCCGCCTTGCCTCTGGATGGACTGGAGGATCAGTTCGGCAGCGGCTATGCGGTGGCTGTCGAGTCGGGCCGGCTGACGGGCGCGGCCGGCGTGGAGCGGTACGGCCGGTACGGGCTGCTGCGCTCGGTGATCACTGCGCCGGATCGGCGCGGCCGTGGGATCGGTGAGGCTTTAGTGCGCGATCGTTTGGACTGGGCCGGGCAGGAAGGGCTGGAGGAGGTGTACCTCCTGACGACGACGGGGGCGAGCTACTTCCCCAGGCTCGGATTCATGCCGGTGGCGCGCGAGAAAGTGCCGGCGGAGATTCGCGCCTCAGGAGAATTCAGCAGTGTATGCCCGAGCAGTGCGGTGGTGATGCTCTGCCCACTGGGCACGCCTGGCTCTGGAGGAGCCCGGCCCTAG
- a CDS encoding heparinase II/III family protein, producing the protein MLTAAELSVRREALGPSPDLSALIRRLAERAAPLLARRPPAPRAKALLSTDGGFCPQDRSPLRFDPWSPSVHRCPRCGCEFTGERHDLAWARYQHLWLAERAATLATLASLADHQAAAGTAQAILIDYAGAYLEFPNRDNVLGPGRLFFSTYLESIWLTDYLSAAVLLRESGQLSPEAAEGVNQVADEAANLIGEFDEGLSNRQTWHNAALTAAAVWFEDEELATRTVEGPTGILAHLLQGFRDDGMWFEGENYHLFALRGQLLALGWARWTGVDLLADERLALRLHAALRAPAVTALPDHTFPARKDSRFGVSLAQPMYLELWEVGLARLGRTDSDLWGWLRELYSVPAPPAQPFDSYLHEMDEPPPDRPRTRADLSWWSLLEMMPAMPEVEGRWAPGSVLLEQQGLAVLREGDRYTSLECGAYGGGHGHPDRLHLTLHAGGCHWLADPGTGSYVDRDLFWYRSTLAHNAPRLDGVSQPPVDARCTNFDVQGDWSWARGSYGALSRTLVSGPHYLLDLLDLSADEEHLLEVPWHLDGTVEVLTAGGWAPDQLADEFVSSPERFTGDTADAVVLRASAPGSAAITLRLHLDGGQLLRAVGPGRPGQAARQTFYLVRTQGRNARLVAVLEPAAGAALVQALRVEGELVQVEHAEGVDSHLPVSDGWEMTLEAGPLHLAGGRRPPVVSKPLINPDRPLVAHGVAAHVPEPPALDGTLEGFTPTEPMALDYEDQYRRSEEPYPGPEELSATVLANWDESALYLGIEVVKSEVIIRAPDSPPLRLDNELDDIHADGVQVYLRPDRDGPVYGFLVVPGDEDGAIRVHPVSGYAGAPEMVDGGWQGTETGYSITLGISVADWRVRGGDRIPFDLLVNEMRPGRLRRAGQLVWSGGGGWVYLRGDRQPETAFGVLELE; encoded by the coding sequence GTGCTGACCGCCGCGGAGCTGTCGGTCCGACGCGAGGCGCTGGGCCCATCGCCCGACCTGTCGGCGCTGATCAGGCGGCTTGCCGAACGTGCCGCCCCGCTGCTGGCCCGGCGTCCGCCGGCGCCCCGGGCCAAGGCGCTCCTCTCCACCGACGGCGGCTTCTGTCCCCAGGACCGGAGCCCGCTACGCTTCGACCCATGGAGCCCATCGGTTCACCGGTGTCCCCGCTGCGGGTGCGAGTTCACCGGTGAGCGGCACGACCTCGCTTGGGCGCGCTACCAGCATCTCTGGCTGGCCGAGCGGGCGGCAACGCTCGCGACGCTGGCATCGCTCGCCGATCACCAGGCGGCGGCCGGCACGGCCCAGGCGATCCTCATCGACTATGCCGGCGCCTACCTGGAGTTCCCCAACCGGGACAACGTGCTCGGCCCCGGCCGGCTCTTCTTTTCGACCTACCTGGAGTCGATCTGGCTCACTGACTATCTCTCGGCGGCGGTGCTGCTGCGCGAGAGCGGTCAGCTCTCCCCGGAAGCGGCGGAGGGGGTGAACCAGGTCGCCGACGAGGCCGCCAACCTGATCGGCGAGTTCGACGAGGGCCTCTCCAACCGGCAGACCTGGCACAACGCGGCGCTGACGGCCGCGGCGGTCTGGTTCGAGGACGAGGAGCTCGCCACCCGCACCGTCGAAGGCCCCACCGGCATCCTGGCCCACCTGCTCCAGGGATTTCGAGACGACGGCATGTGGTTCGAGGGGGAGAACTACCATCTGTTCGCCCTACGGGGCCAGCTCCTCGCGCTGGGGTGGGCCCGGTGGACCGGCGTCGATCTGCTCGCCGACGAGCGACTCGCCCTCCGGCTTCACGCCGCGCTTCGCGCCCCGGCGGTCACGGCGCTTCCCGACCATACCTTTCCGGCCCGGAAGGATTCGCGCTTCGGCGTCTCACTGGCACAGCCGATGTACCTGGAGCTCTGGGAGGTAGGTCTCGCCCGTCTGGGCCGCACCGACTCGGACCTCTGGGGATGGCTCCGCGAGCTCTACTCGGTGCCCGCGCCTCCGGCCCAGCCGTTCGACTCGTACCTGCATGAGATGGATGAGCCGCCCCCCGATCGGCCGCGCACGCGCGCCGATCTCTCTTGGTGGTCGCTGCTGGAGATGATGCCTGCCATGCCCGAGGTGGAGGGTCGGTGGGCACCGGGGTCCGTGCTGCTGGAACAGCAGGGGCTGGCCGTGCTGCGGGAGGGCGATCGCTACACCAGCCTCGAGTGCGGCGCATACGGCGGAGGTCATGGACACCCCGATCGGCTCCATCTGACCCTGCACGCCGGCGGCTGCCACTGGCTGGCAGATCCGGGAACCGGATCGTACGTCGATCGCGACCTCTTCTGGTACCGCTCCACCCTGGCACACAACGCGCCCCGGCTGGATGGCGTTTCCCAACCTCCGGTCGACGCGCGTTGCACCAACTTCGATGTCCAGGGCGACTGGTCCTGGGCTCGTGGCAGCTACGGAGCGCTCTCGCGCACGCTGGTGAGCGGTCCGCACTACCTGCTCGACCTGCTGGACCTGAGCGCGGATGAGGAGCACCTCCTCGAGGTTCCCTGGCATCTCGACGGAACGGTGGAGGTCCTCACCGCCGGTGGCTGGGCGCCGGATCAGCTCGCCGACGAATTCGTGAGCTCGCCCGAGCGGTTCACCGGCGACACAGCGGATGCGGTGGTTCTCCGCGCCAGTGCACCCGGGTCGGCCGCGATCACGCTCCGCCTGCACCTCGATGGTGGCCAGCTCCTTCGAGCGGTGGGCCCCGGGCGTCCGGGACAGGCCGCGCGGCAGACTTTCTATCTCGTGCGCACCCAGGGACGCAACGCTCGGCTGGTCGCGGTGCTCGAGCCGGCCGCAGGGGCCGCGCTGGTTCAGGCGTTGAGGGTCGAGGGTGAGCTGGTGCAGGTCGAGCACGCCGAAGGGGTGGACAGCCACTTGCCGGTGAGCGACGGCTGGGAGATGACGCTCGAGGCCGGCCCGCTCCACCTGGCCGGCGGCCGTCGCCCGCCGGTCGTCTCCAAGCCGCTGATCAATCCCGACCGGCCGCTGGTGGCGCATGGAGTCGCCGCGCACGTGCCGGAGCCGCCCGCGCTCGACGGCACGCTGGAGGGCTTCACGCCGACCGAGCCGATGGCCCTCGACTACGAGGACCAATACCGTCGAAGCGAGGAGCCGTACCCCGGCCCGGAGGAGCTGTCCGCCACGGTGTTGGCCAATTGGGACGAGTCCGCGCTCTATCTCGGTATCGAGGTGGTCAAGTCGGAGGTGATCATCCGTGCCCCGGACTCGCCGCCGCTTCGGCTCGATAACGAGCTCGATGACATCCACGCCGACGGTGTCCAGGTTTACCTGCGCCCCGATCGCGATGGGCCGGTCTACGGATTTCTGGTGGTGCCGGGCGACGAGGACGGCGCGATCAGGGTCCATCCGGTCAGCGGCTACGCGGGCGCTCCGGAGATGGTGGACGGTGGCTGGCAGGGGACCGAGACCGGGTACTCGATAACCCTCGGAATCAGCGTCGCCGACTGGCGGGTGCGCGGCGGAGACCGGATTCCGTTCGATCTGCTGGTGAACGAGATGCGGCCGGGGCGGCTCCGGCGCGCCGGGCAGCTGGTCTGGAGCGGCGGCGGGGGTTGGGTCTACCTCCGGGGCGACCGCCAGCCGGAGACGGCCTTCGGAGTGCTGGAGCTCGAATGA
- a CDS encoding ABC transporter permease, with amino-acid sequence MSGSLLRDRRAAFGLGVLGLAVLAALGAPWIGGDPFVHRDIVTTRFLPPLSADAGGTLHLLGTDRFGRDVWARLLFGARVSLGVGALAVLISVLLGVAVGALAGFWRGWAGAALLALTDFALALPRVVLLLLLASLWQPSAWLVIVVLGVTGWMTIARLVHGEVRALAVRPFVESAVGLGVPGPRILLRHILPNALTPVIVAAALGLGNAILLEAGLSFLGLGVQPPTPSWGNLIASGRDTLVNAPWVATAPGVALVLVVVAATLLGDAVRDRLDPGRRTQTQAIGRM; translated from the coding sequence ATGAGCGGGTCGCTCCTCCGAGACCGACGGGCTGCCTTCGGCCTGGGCGTGCTCGGCCTCGCGGTGCTGGCCGCGCTCGGTGCGCCGTGGATCGGCGGCGATCCATTCGTCCATCGTGACATCGTGACCACCCGGTTCCTCCCGCCGTTGAGCGCGGACGCAGGGGGCACCCTCCATCTCCTGGGCACCGACCGCTTCGGCCGGGACGTGTGGGCCCGGCTCCTGTTCGGCGCCCGGGTCTCGCTCGGCGTGGGCGCGCTGGCGGTGCTGATCTCGGTGCTGCTCGGCGTGGCGGTCGGCGCACTGGCCGGCTTCTGGCGCGGCTGGGCCGGGGCGGCGTTGCTCGCGCTCACCGACTTCGCCCTGGCCCTCCCCCGGGTCGTCCTCCTGTTGCTGCTCGCTTCGCTGTGGCAGCCGAGCGCCTGGCTGGTGATCGTGGTGCTCGGCGTGACCGGCTGGATGACGATCGCTCGCCTGGTGCATGGAGAAGTGCGGGCCCTCGCGGTCAGACCGTTCGTCGAGAGCGCCGTCGGGCTGGGGGTACCGGGGCCACGAATCCTGCTGCGGCACATCCTGCCGAACGCGCTGACGCCGGTCATCGTGGCGGCCGCATTGGGCCTCGGGAACGCAATTCTGCTCGAGGCCGGCCTCTCCTTTCTCGGTCTCGGCGTGCAGCCGCCGACGCCGTCGTGGGGGAATCTGATCGCCTCCGGGCGGGACACCCTGGTGAACGCGCCGTGGGTCGCCACGGCACCCGGGGTGGCGCTGGTGCTGGTCGTCGTGGCGGCCACGCTGCTGGGGGATGCAGTTCGGGACCGGCTGGATCCGGGGCGGCGGACCCAGACACAGGCCATTGGAAGGATGTGA
- a CDS encoding aminotransferase class III-fold pyridoxal phosphate-dependent enzyme — protein MTGPIAGFTSTVSKRPEALFGAPGPGLPSRMTRSAGCRVWDAEGREYVDYIMGLGAVALGYGHPAVTRAAVEAVESGVVGPLPPVLEEEVAAALRRHLPWMEQSRFLKTGAEAMAAAVRLARAATGREYVLGCGYHGWLDWCQGVESAGVPAGTHALYGALPFNDPTRTRELIRAAGDRLAAVVFEPVIVREPDPEWLAVLREETTRAGALLVVDEIKTVCRLAVGGGTERFGIAPDLAVLGKAIANGFPLAVVGGRAAVMASIAHTWISSTLATEWVALAAARATLAEMVARDVPRHLSRVGGRLLAGLERLAVRHPAVVTGVGGLPEMCFLQFRDDTASRRLAAAAAHRGLLFKRSAYNFVSLAHDEAIIDSTLERLEEALSTMG, from the coding sequence ATGACCGGACCCATCGCGGGCTTCACCTCCACGGTGAGCAAGCGGCCTGAGGCGCTGTTCGGGGCCCCCGGCCCGGGGCTCCCATCGCGCATGACGCGCTCCGCCGGCTGCCGGGTCTGGGATGCGGAGGGACGCGAGTACGTCGACTACATCATGGGTCTCGGCGCCGTGGCGCTGGGGTACGGGCACCCGGCCGTGACCCGCGCGGCCGTCGAAGCGGTGGAGTCTGGAGTGGTCGGCCCGCTCCCACCGGTGCTGGAAGAGGAAGTGGCGGCCGCGCTGCGCCGGCATCTGCCATGGATGGAGCAGTCCCGCTTCCTCAAGACCGGCGCCGAGGCGATGGCGGCGGCCGTGCGACTGGCCCGTGCCGCGACCGGCCGCGAATACGTGCTCGGATGCGGATACCACGGATGGCTCGACTGGTGCCAGGGTGTCGAGTCGGCCGGAGTGCCGGCCGGCACCCACGCGCTCTACGGCGCCCTCCCATTCAACGACCCGACTCGCACCAGGGAGCTGATCCGCGCGGCCGGCGACCGGCTGGCCGCCGTGGTGTTCGAGCCGGTCATCGTGCGGGAGCCCGACCCCGAATGGCTGGCTGTGCTTCGGGAGGAGACCACCCGGGCGGGCGCGCTCCTGGTGGTCGATGAGATCAAGACGGTCTGCCGTCTGGCTGTCGGGGGCGGGACCGAGCGCTTCGGCATCGCGCCCGACCTCGCCGTGCTGGGCAAGGCAATCGCGAACGGCTTTCCGCTCGCGGTGGTCGGCGGACGCGCCGCGGTGATGGCCAGCATCGCGCATACCTGGATCTCGTCGACGCTGGCCACCGAATGGGTGGCGCTGGCGGCGGCGCGCGCGACGCTCGCGGAGATGGTGGCCCGCGACGTTCCCCGTCACCTCTCGCGGGTGGGCGGCCGATTGCTGGCGGGCCTGGAACGGCTCGCGGTCCGGCACCCGGCCGTGGTCACCGGCGTCGGAGGACTGCCCGAGATGTGCTTCCTCCAGTTCCGCGACGACACCGCCTCCCGGCGCCTGGCCGCCGCTGCCGCCCATCGCGGCCTGCTCTTCAAGCGTTCGGCCTACAACTTCGTCTCGCTGGCGCACGACGAAGCCATCATCGATAGCACGCTCGAGCGTCTGGAGGAGGCCCTCTCGACCATGGGCTGA
- a CDS encoding DUF6438 domain-containing protein, protein MPRRRAMLILAGSLAGCAPRPPAPVPVSAGQSASAATDSAATDSAVLTLERTPCFGACPVYRVTVSADGTVHFQGKSFVSHLGSALAHIPKARMDSLIAELDAGGYFRFDERYVPGSPACGNAATDLPTVTTSVTLGGRTKRIEHYRGCSAAPLSLSRLEDRIDEVLNTRRWVGQGR, encoded by the coding sequence ATGCCGCGGCGCCGCGCCATGCTCATCCTCGCGGGCAGCCTCGCCGGATGTGCTCCACGGCCCCCGGCGCCGGTGCCCGTGTCGGCGGGACAATCTGCCTCCGCGGCGACCGACTCCGCGGCGACGGATTCCGCGGTGCTGACGCTGGAGCGCACGCCCTGCTTCGGAGCCTGCCCGGTCTACCGGGTCACCGTGTCTGCCGACGGCACCGTACATTTCCAAGGGAAATCGTTCGTCTCGCATCTCGGATCCGCCCTCGCGCATATTCCCAAGGCGCGGATGGACAGCCTGATCGCCGAGCTGGATGCTGGGGGCTATTTCCGTTTCGACGAGCGATACGTGCCCGGGTCCCCAGCCTGCGGGAATGCCGCCACCGACCTGCCCACGGTCACCACCTCGGTCACCCTCGGCGGCCGAACCAAGCGGATCGAGCATTACCGAGGCTGCTCCGCCGCGCCCCTGAGCCTGAGCCGGTTGGAGGACAGGATCGATGAGGTCCTGAACACTCGGCGGTGGGTCGGGCAGGGACGCTAG
- a CDS encoding ABC transporter permease produces MSLLARRALTGISVILGVVTLMFFLLRLAPGDPALLLVGPAATAEQVASQRHALGLDRPLPLQYAAWLSRFARGDWGTSIATGRPVRAMLGEAWPATVRLVGISLLLSYLLGIAVGAVQATRGGGLDAALSVLSVALFALPGYWLGLMLVMLFTYQLKLLPAFGSAGFDADFLTGWEREADRLRHLVLPLATLTLIGIGGTARFVRGAMLDVAGLPYVAIARAKGLSETRIALRHVLRNALIPVLTLLGLSLPTLFSGAVFIEAIFAWPGVGRVLVEGVQARDYPVVMAATAVSAVLVVLGNLLAELLVSWADPRVR; encoded by the coding sequence ATGTCCCTGCTGGCACGCCGCGCGCTCACCGGCATCAGCGTCATCCTCGGCGTGGTGACCCTGATGTTCTTCCTGCTTCGACTGGCGCCCGGTGACCCCGCCCTGCTCCTGGTGGGACCGGCCGCGACGGCCGAGCAGGTGGCGAGCCAGCGGCACGCATTGGGGCTCGACCGGCCGCTCCCCCTGCAATACGCCGCCTGGCTCAGCCGTTTCGCCCGGGGCGATTGGGGCACCAGCATCGCCACCGGCCGGCCGGTGCGCGCCATGCTGGGCGAGGCGTGGCCCGCCACCGTGCGGCTGGTCGGCATCTCCCTGCTGCTCAGCTACCTGCTCGGCATCGCCGTGGGCGCGGTGCAGGCCACCCGGGGCGGCGGTCTGGATGCCGCGCTCTCCGTGTTGAGCGTCGCGCTCTTCGCGCTGCCGGGCTACTGGCTGGGTCTCATGCTGGTCATGCTCTTCACCTATCAGTTGAAGCTGCTGCCGGCCTTCGGCTCCGCCGGGTTCGATGCGGACTTTCTGACCGGCTGGGAGCGTGAGGCCGACCGGCTCCGCCACCTGGTCCTTCCCCTCGCCACCCTCACGCTGATCGGCATCGGGGGCACGGCGCGGTTCGTTCGGGGCGCCATGCTCGACGTGGCCGGGCTGCCCTATGTCGCCATCGCACGAGCAAAGGGGCTCTCGGAGACGCGCATCGCGCTGCGGCACGTGCTGCGGAACGCGCTCATCCCGGTGCTGACGCTGCTCGGGCTTTCGCTGCCAACCCTGTTCTCAGGCGCGGTCTTCATCGAGGCGATCTTCGCCTGGCCCGGGGTCGGCCGAGTCCTGGTCGAGGGCGTCCAGGCTCGCGACTATCCGGTGGTGATGGCCGCGACCGCGGTGAGCGCAGTGCTGGTGGTGCTGGGGAATCTTCTCGCCGAGCTGCTGGTGAGCTGGGCCGACCCTCGGGTTCGATGA